Proteins co-encoded in one Pongo pygmaeus isolate AG05252 chromosome 23, NHGRI_mPonPyg2-v2.0_pri, whole genome shotgun sequence genomic window:
- the LOC129022971 gene encoding LOW QUALITY PROTEIN: glutathione S-transferase theta-2B-like (The sequence of the model RefSeq protein was modified relative to this genomic sequence to represent the inferred CDS: inserted 1 base in 1 codon): MGLELFLDLLSQPSRAVYIFAKKNGXPLELRTVDLIKGQHKSKEFLQINSLGKLPTLKDGDFILTESSAILIYLSCKYQTPDHWYPSDLQARARVHEYLGWHADCIRGTFGVPLWVQVLGPLIGVQVPEEKVERNRTAIDQALQWLEDKFLGDRPFLAGQQVTLADLMALEELMQPVALGYELFEGRPRLAAWRGRVEAFLGAELCQEAHSIIFSILEQAAKKTLPTPSPEAYPAMLLRFARIP; this comes from the exons ATGGGCCTAGAGCTGTTTCTGGACCTGCTGTCCCAGCCCAGCCGCGCCGTCTACATCTTCGCCAAGAAGAATG ATCCCCTAGAGCTGCGCACCGTGGATCTTATCAAAG GGCAGCACAAGAGCAAGGAGTTCTTGCAGATCAACAGCCTGGGGAAACTGCCGACGCTCAAGGATGGTGATTTCATCTTGACCGAAAG CTCGGCCATCCTGATTTACCTGAGCTGTAAGTACCAGACGCCAGACCACTGGTATCCATCTGACCTGCAGGCTCGTGCCCGTGTTCATGAGTACCTGGGCTGGCATGCCGACTGCATCCGTGGCACCTTTGGTGTACCCCTGTGGGTCCAG GTGTTGGGGCCACTCATTGGGGTCCAGGTGCCCGAGGAGAAGGTGGAACGCAACAGGACTGCCATAGACCAGGCCCTGCAATGGCTGGAGGACAAGTTCTTGGGGGACAGGCCCTTCCTTGCTGGCCAGCAGGTGACGCTGGCTGATCTCATGGCGCTGGAGGAGCTGATGCAG CCGGTGGCTCTCGGCTATGAACTGTTTGAGGGACGGCCACGACTGGCAGCATGGCGTGGACGAGTGGAGGCTTTCCTGGGTGCTGAGCTATGCCAGGAGGCCCACAGCATCATCTTTAGCATTCTGGAACAGGCGGCCAAGAAAACCCTCCCAACACCCTCACCAGAGGCCTATCCGGCTATGCTGCTTCGATTTGCCAGGATCCCCTGA
- the DDTL gene encoding D-dopachrome decarboxylase-like protein isoform X3: MPFLELDTNLPANRVPAGLEKRLCAAAASILGKPADRVNVTVRPGLAMALSGSTEPCAQLSVSSIGVVGTAEDNRSHSARLFEFLTKELALGQDRTFPGWSEGILGMF, encoded by the exons ATGCCCTTCCTAGAGCTGGACACGAATTTGCCCGCCAACCGAGTGCCCGCGGGGCTGGAGAAACGACTCTGCGCCGCCGCtgcctccatcctgggcaaacCTGCGGAC CGCGTGAACGTGACGGTACGGCCGGGCCTGGCCATGGCGCTGAGCGGGTCCACTGAGCCCTGCGCGCAGCTGTCCGTCTCCTCCATCGGCGTAGTGGGCACCGCCGAGGACAACCGCAGCCACAGCGCCCGCTTGTTTGAGTTTCTCACCAAGGAGCTAGCCCTGGGCCAGGACCG CACTTTTCCAGGCTGGTCAGAAGGAATTCTGGGTATGTTCTGA
- the DDTL gene encoding D-dopachrome decarboxylase-like protein isoform X1, with translation MPFLELDTNLPANRVPAGLEKRLCAAAASILGKPADRVNVTVRPGLAMALSGSTEPCAQLSVSSIGVVGTAEDNRSHSARLFEFLTKELALGQDRFPTVLSTSPPAHGGPRCPGEITEGAKSCLNEEALFIYFI, from the exons ATGCCCTTCCTAGAGCTGGACACGAATTTGCCCGCCAACCGAGTGCCCGCGGGGCTGGAGAAACGACTCTGCGCCGCCGCtgcctccatcctgggcaaacCTGCGGAC CGCGTGAACGTGACGGTACGGCCGGGCCTGGCCATGGCGCTGAGCGGGTCCACTGAGCCCTGCGCGCAGCTGTCCGTCTCCTCCATCGGCGTAGTGGGCACCGCCGAGGACAACCGCAGCCACAGCGCCCGCTTGTTTGAGTTTCTCACCAAGGAGCTAGCCCTGGGCCAGGACCG GTTCCCTACGGTCTTATCCACCAGCCCTCCTGCCCATGGTGGCCCCAGATGCCCAGGAGAGATAACAGAAGGTGCGAAGTCATGTTTGAATGAGGAAGctctcttcatttatttcatatgA
- the DDTL gene encoding D-dopachrome decarboxylase-like protein isoform X2, producing MPFLELDTNLPANRVPAGLEKRLCAAAASILGKPADRVNVTVRPGLAMALSGSTEPCAQLSVSSIGVVGTAEDNRSHSARLFEFLTKELALGQDRLVRRNSGYVLKLCILDLWPSDVPGEVHGRLTE from the exons ATGCCCTTCCTAGAGCTGGACACGAATTTGCCCGCCAACCGAGTGCCCGCGGGGCTGGAGAAACGACTCTGCGCCGCCGCtgcctccatcctgggcaaacCTGCGGAC CGCGTGAACGTGACGGTACGGCCGGGCCTGGCCATGGCGCTGAGCGGGTCCACTGAGCCCTGCGCGCAGCTGTCCGTCTCCTCCATCGGCGTAGTGGGCACCGCCGAGGACAACCGCAGCCACAGCGCCCGCTTGTTTGAGTTTCTCACCAAGGAGCTAGCCCTGGGCCAGGACCG GCTGGTCAGAAGGAATTCTGGGTATGTTCTGAAGTTATGTATTTTGGACCTATGGCCCAGCGACGTTCCAGGTGAGGTTCACGGGAGACTCACAGAGTAG
- the LOC129022973 gene encoding D-dopachrome decarboxylase isoform X1 translates to MPFLELDTNLPANRVPAGLEKRLCAAAASILGKPADRVNVTVRPGLAMALSGSTEPCAQLSVSSIGVVGTAEDNRSHSAHLFEFLTKELALGQDRILIRFFPLESWQIGKIGTVMTFL, encoded by the exons ATGCCCTTCCTAGAGCTGGACACGAATTTGCCCGCCAACCGAGTGCCCGCGGGGCTGGAGAAACGACTCTGCGCCGCCGCtgcctccatcctgggcaaacCTGCGGAC CGCGTGAACGTGACGGTACGGCCGGGCCTGGCCATGGCGCTGAGCGGGTCCACTGAGCCCTGCGCGCAGCTGTCCGTCTCCTCCATCGGCGTAGTGGGCACCGCCGAGGACAACCGCAGCCACAGCGCCCACTTGTTTGAGTTTCTCACCAAGGAGCTAGCCCTGGGCCAGGACCG GATACTTATCCGCTTTTTCCCCTTGGAGTCCTGGCAGATTGGCAAGATAGGGACGGTCATGACTTTTTTATGA
- the LOC129022973 gene encoding D-dopachrome decarboxylase isoform X2: MPFLELDTNLPANRVPAGLEKRLCAAAASILGKPADRVNVTVRPGLAMALSGSTEPCAQLSVSSIGVVGTAEDNRSHSAHLFEFLTKELALGQDRSTFQVRFTGDSQSSERALAWMSRHLLSGSCIAGGPQTNLEMNHLQLATSSFVKTGEKISLPHKKPLQPKPGVL, from the exons ATGCCCTTCCTAGAGCTGGACACGAATTTGCCCGCCAACCGAGTGCCCGCGGGGCTGGAGAAACGACTCTGCGCCGCCGCtgcctccatcctgggcaaacCTGCGGAC CGCGTGAACGTGACGGTACGGCCGGGCCTGGCCATGGCGCTGAGCGGGTCCACTGAGCCCTGCGCGCAGCTGTCCGTCTCCTCCATCGGCGTAGTGGGCACCGCCGAGGACAACCGCAGCCACAGCGCCCACTTGTTTGAGTTTCTCACCAAGGAGCTAGCCCTGGGCCAGGACCGGT CGACGTTCCAGGTGAGGTTCACGGGAGACTCACAGAGTAGTGAAAGAGCATTGGCCTGGATGTCTAGACATCTGCTTTCTGGGTCCTGCATAGCTGGGGGACCCCAGACAAACTTGGAAATGAACCATCTCCAGTTGGCAACCTCCTCTTTTGTGAAAACAGGGGAAAAGATCTCCCTCCCCCACAAGAAGCCTCTACAACCCAAACCTGGCGTTCTGTGA
- the LOC129022970 gene encoding glutathione S-transferase theta-2B: MGLELFLDLLSQPSRAVYIFAKKNGIPLELRTVDLIKGQHKSKEFLQINSLGKLPTLKDGDFILTESSAILIYLSCKYQTPDHWYPSDLQARARVHEYLGWHADCIRGTFGVPLWVQVLGPLIGVQVPEEKVERNRTAIDQALQWLEDKFLGDRPFLAGQQVTLADLMALEELMQPVALGYELFEGRPRLAAWRGRVEAFLGAELCQEAHSIIFSILEQAAKKTLPTPSPEAYPAMLLRFARIP, encoded by the exons ATGGGCCTAGAGCTGTTTCTGGACCTGCTGTCCCAGCCCAGCCGCGCCGTCTACATCTTCGCCAAGAAGAATGGCATCCCCTTAGAGCTGCGCACCGTGGATCTTATCAAAG GGCAGCACAAGAGCAAGGAGTTCTTGCAGATCAACAGCCTGGGGAAACTGCCGACGCTCAAGGATGGTGATTTCATCTTGACCGAAAG CTCGGCCATCCTGATTTACCTGAGCTGTAAGTACCAGACGCCAGACCACTGGTATCCATCTGACCTGCAGGCTCGTGCCCGTGTTCATGAGTACCTGGGCTGGCATGCCGACTGCATCCGTGGCACCTTTGGTGTACCCCTGTGGGTCCAG GTGTTGGGGCCACTCATTGGGGTCCAGGTGCCCGAGGAGAAGGTGGAACGCAACAGGACTGCCATAGACCAGGCCCTGCAATGGCTGGAGGACAAGTTCTTGGGGGACAGGCCCTTCCTTGCTGGCCAGCAGGTGACGCTGGCTGATCTCATGGCGCTGGAGGAGCTGATGCAG CCGGTGGCTCTCGGCTATGAACTGTTTGAGGGACGGCCACGACTGGCAGCATGGCGTGGACGAGTGGAGGCTTTCCTGGGTGCTGAGCTATGCCAGGAGGCCCACAGCATCATCTTTAGCATTCTGGAACAGGCGGCCAAGAAAACCCTCCCAACACCCTCACCAGAGGCCTATCCGGCTATGCTGCTTCGATTTGCCAGGATCCCCTGA